The following are encoded together in the Mesoaciditoga lauensis cd-1655R = DSM 25116 genome:
- the rapZ gene encoding RNase adapter RapZ, translating into MEMVIVSGLSGAGKSTALGVLEDMGYFCMDNIPPDLLLNMVSIMKHPSVEDKRIAAVIDVRSGEYFGDIEKVVEKLKNMGLKVKIIFLDAKDDVLINRYSLTRRKHPLSDGKTPLKDLIRKEREMLSKVKEMSNYVLDTSLMNSHELRRRIVEFIEGNLNRSMKLFIESFGFKYGIPVSSDFIFDARFLPNPYYVEELKDKTGVEKEVIKYFEQFEVVKEYVSRLAKVLEFVIDNYSKEAKDILYVSVGCTGGKHRSVYIAQKLGEILKDKLPVNVSHRDISR; encoded by the coding sequence ATGGAAATGGTCATAGTTTCTGGCCTGTCAGGTGCTGGAAAATCAACCGCATTAGGTGTTTTGGAAGATATGGGCTATTTTTGCATGGACAACATTCCTCCAGATCTACTCTTAAACATGGTGTCCATAATGAAACATCCCTCCGTTGAGGATAAAAGAATAGCCGCCGTTATAGATGTGAGAAGTGGTGAATATTTTGGTGACATAGAAAAAGTCGTAGAAAAGCTGAAAAATATGGGCTTGAAAGTCAAGATCATCTTTTTGGATGCGAAAGACGATGTGCTTATCAACAGGTACAGCCTCACCCGCCGCAAGCACCCACTTTCAGATGGTAAAACTCCTCTGAAAGATCTCATACGAAAAGAAAGAGAAATGCTTTCAAAAGTGAAAGAGATGTCGAATTACGTTTTGGACACTTCTCTTATGAATTCACACGAGTTGCGACGCCGCATTGTGGAATTCATCGAGGGAAATTTAAACCGCTCGATGAAACTGTTCATAGAATCTTTTGGTTTCAAGTACGGAATACCGGTAAGTTCTGACTTCATATTCGATGCAAGATTTTTGCCGAATCCCTATTACGTGGAAGAATTGAAGGATAAAACCGGCGTGGAAAAAGAAGTGATCAAATACTTCGAGCAATTTGAAGTTGTAAAAGAGTACGTATCAAGGCTTGCAAAGGTGTTGGAATTCGTCATAGACAACTATTCAAAAGAGGCAAAAGACATCCTTTACGTCTCAGTGGGGTGCACGGGTGGAAAACACAGATCTGTTTACATCGCTCAGAAATTGGGCGAAATACTTAAAGACAAGCTTCCTGTTAACGTGTCACACCGCGACATATCACGGTAG
- a CDS encoding metallophosphoesterase family protein, whose amino-acid sequence MKISKIIWVVIALTLFLSVGFSQSFRFAVFGDNRPFNNQDAQPRVFKEIVQEIEWIHPAFVVGVGDFVYGYGANAQRTKEEYEEFLNVIKAFTIPFYPVVGNHEVAGVGGQRDYIELLKKPLYYSFDYSNNHFVILDTNVNFPNGSFTQQQFEWLKSDLAHATSAQNVFFFMHKPLVEKGNKTAWRDKKMAKDVKSFIEKFNSKYHNVRVIFQGHEHFFWQKRENGIDYVITGGSGAPLDGDPASGGYYHFLLVNVDGTNVKVNVLLPDYFKVKYEYSSNVATAIIENRLASVYNGLEIDGLKFVMPKAPSYKVKGDIPCKIWKITPIDNEKSLVWVKANLEFPHTNVETLFKAALSMFTNKKAKNTFRSTDYYIRVRAIFEK is encoded by the coding sequence ATGAAGATATCCAAGATAATTTGGGTTGTGATCGCCCTAACGCTCTTTTTAAGTGTTGGATTTTCTCAATCATTTCGTTTTGCCGTTTTTGGAGATAACAGGCCTTTTAACAATCAGGACGCCCAGCCGAGGGTATTCAAAGAGATAGTTCAAGAAATCGAGTGGATACACCCAGCGTTTGTCGTTGGAGTGGGAGATTTCGTGTATGGATATGGGGCGAATGCTCAGAGGACAAAAGAAGAATACGAAGAATTTTTAAACGTCATAAAAGCCTTTACCATTCCTTTTTATCCGGTTGTTGGAAACCACGAAGTTGCCGGCGTGGGTGGTCAACGTGATTACATAGAACTTCTTAAAAAGCCGTTGTATTATTCATTCGATTATTCCAACAATCATTTTGTGATCCTGGACACCAACGTCAATTTTCCAAATGGAAGTTTTACCCAACAACAATTTGAGTGGTTGAAATCGGATCTTGCTCACGCCACATCCGCACAAAACGTCTTCTTCTTCATGCACAAACCGCTGGTGGAAAAAGGAAACAAAACGGCGTGGCGCGACAAAAAAATGGCGAAAGATGTGAAAAGTTTTATAGAAAAATTCAATTCGAAATACCATAACGTTCGCGTCATTTTTCAAGGTCACGAACATTTCTTTTGGCAAAAGCGTGAAAATGGCATAGATTACGTTATAACAGGCGGAAGCGGTGCTCCGTTAGATGGCGATCCGGCAAGCGGTGGATACTACCACTTTTTGCTCGTTAACGTTGATGGTACCAACGTAAAAGTGAACGTTCTTCTCCCAGATTATTTTAAGGTGAAATACGAGTATTCTTCCAACGTGGCAACCGCTATAATAGAAAATCGTCTTGCGTCAGTTTACAACGGGTTGGAAATAGACGGATTGAAATTCGTAATGCCAAAAGCACCTTCGTACAAAGTAAAAGGGGATATTCCATGCAAGATATGGAAGATCACCCCTATTGATAACGAAAAGTCCCTCGTCTGGGTAAAAGCCAACTTAGAATTCCCACATACGAATGTTGAAACTCTTTTTAAAGCGGCACTTTCCATGTTTACAAACAAAAAGGCGAAAAACACTTTCCGCTCGACAGACTATTATATACGTGTGAGAGCCATATTCGAAAAATGA
- a CDS encoding carbohydrate ABC transporter permease, whose amino-acid sequence MVNSKKRRNLIYVLILMTFFAVITTFPYYWTFKTSVEVSSNVYKFPPDLIPHPVTFKNYAVVWSQLGLVKFYLNSILLTVVGVLVNVFLAALAAYPLARFDFYGKKIVFYVMLLPLMLPFQGGLIVNYLTLKNMHLLNTYTGVILPLAVSAFGVFLFRQAYLGIPKDFEDAARIDGAGEFYIWFRIMTPLITPTISAFAILQAITWWDIFLWPLIVLSDSNKYPLTVALMYLNSTFQTNFKYTAAGMILASLPLIIAFIFMQRFFVRGLTAGGVKY is encoded by the coding sequence ATGGTTAATTCCAAAAAAAGAAGAAATTTGATATACGTTTTAATCTTGATGACGTTCTTCGCCGTGATAACCACCTTTCCATATTATTGGACGTTCAAAACTTCTGTAGAAGTGTCGTCGAACGTGTATAAATTTCCGCCAGATTTGATCCCTCATCCCGTAACGTTTAAAAATTACGCGGTGGTGTGGAGCCAACTTGGGCTTGTCAAATTCTATCTTAATTCCATTCTTCTAACCGTCGTGGGAGTTCTTGTAAACGTATTCCTGGCCGCCTTGGCCGCTTACCCTTTGGCACGCTTCGATTTTTACGGAAAGAAGATAGTGTTTTACGTAATGCTTTTGCCGTTGATGCTACCATTTCAAGGTGGTCTTATAGTCAATTACTTGACGCTTAAGAACATGCATCTCCTCAACACCTATACTGGCGTAATCTTACCTTTGGCCGTAAGTGCTTTTGGGGTGTTTCTTTTCAGACAGGCCTATTTGGGAATACCAAAAGATTTTGAAGACGCTGCCAGAATAGATGGTGCCGGAGAATTCTACATATGGTTCAGGATAATGACGCCACTTATAACGCCAACGATATCCGCATTTGCCATACTCCAGGCGATAACCTGGTGGGACATATTCTTGTGGCCGTTGATAGTTTTGAGCGATTCGAACAAGTATCCTCTTACAGTCGCCTTGATGTACTTGAACAGCACCTTCCAAACGAATTTCAAGTACACCGCCGCCGGTATGATACTGGCAAGCCTACCTTTGATAATAGCTTTCATCTTCATGCAAAGATTCTTTGTTAGGGGACTTACAGCTGGGGGAGTAAAGTACTAA
- a CDS encoding carbohydrate ABC transporter permease — MANNFHHRIKVKQTWIAYLFIVVPAIILGIFTYYPMIYGVVLSFFKYDFISPMKWVGVANYTKAFHSWQFWNAMKNSFLYLLVVPPLQLLAIVMALLVNRQMKGVNVFRTFYFIPVITSMTVVALSWDWIFTRRGVLNYVLMALHLIPQPIGWLTNPHIALFSIMFVTMWKGMGYYMMLYLAGLQGVPSTLVEAAKIDGASNSTIFWKITLPLLKPYVMFCSIISTIAALNVFTEIYVMTGGGPYHATETMGVLIYKKAFENLSFGYSSALAVILSVVLIIATMVNLKFFKEGGVQSYYG; from the coding sequence GTGGCGAATAACTTTCATCACAGGATAAAAGTAAAACAAACATGGATAGCATACCTCTTCATAGTGGTTCCGGCTATTATTTTGGGAATATTCACTTATTATCCAATGATTTACGGTGTGGTGTTATCCTTTTTCAAATACGATTTTATAAGCCCTATGAAATGGGTAGGGGTGGCCAATTACACAAAAGCGTTTCACAGTTGGCAATTCTGGAACGCTATGAAGAACAGTTTTCTCTATTTGCTGGTTGTACCTCCTCTTCAGCTTCTCGCCATAGTAATGGCATTGTTGGTGAACAGGCAGATGAAGGGTGTAAATGTCTTTAGAACATTCTACTTTATACCCGTTATAACGTCTATGACAGTCGTGGCTCTTTCTTGGGATTGGATCTTTACCCGACGAGGCGTTTTGAATTACGTTTTAATGGCTCTTCATCTTATACCACAACCGATAGGATGGTTGACCAATCCACACATCGCACTTTTTTCAATCATGTTCGTCACGATGTGGAAAGGAATGGGATACTACATGATGCTTTATTTGGCAGGGCTTCAGGGAGTTCCATCCACTTTGGTAGAAGCGGCAAAAATAGACGGTGCATCCAATTCAACGATCTTTTGGAAGATAACATTGCCGCTTTTAAAGCCTTACGTGATGTTCTGCTCGATAATATCCACGATAGCCGCTTTGAACGTCTTCACTGAAATATACGTCATGACGGGCGGAGGACCTTACCATGCCACGGAAACGATGGGAGTTCTAATATACAAAAAAGCCTTTGAAAATCTGAGCTTTGGTTACTCATCCGCTTTGGCGGTTATATTAAGCGTTGTTCTCATAATCGCCACCATGGTGAATTTGAAGTTCTTCAAAGAAGGGGGCGTACAGAGTTATTATGGTTAA
- a CDS encoding ABC transporter substrate-binding protein has protein sequence MRKNSFRKIAIAGTIILIVVLLSSALMATTTITFWTMSLKPKFTNFITSIVNGYEKTHPDVKVIWEDIPWNVEQQKLLGAIASGQVPDVVNLNADWTLDFARRGALLPFNDLLPSNVINDYFASMLKATSINGKMYSLPWYVAPDVTFYNRKLFEKAGLDPNQPPKTWDEAIIDSIIIKDRTGTYGMMPTILQSSTPPLFFYGLPLLSPDGKKAIFNEPEYVHILTKWATLYKLGYLPKNIIEGGAWTKSTELYGSGQLAMLITGPQFADRVKVNSPDIYEESDVAPVPLGESKIFGAAIQDLVIVKGTKHPKVAADFAAYVTNAENEIAFDKLVTIFPTRKSALKDPFFSKYDGTLPTKVRITAAKELNHVSYVIYNIPNPHELFQTLNDAISAAFLGVKTPQQALNDAAKAWDEALAGND, from the coding sequence ATGAGGAAAAACAGCTTCAGAAAAATTGCGATTGCTGGAACCATCATATTGATCGTCGTATTGCTTTCCAGCGCACTGATGGCAACAACGACGATCACGTTCTGGACTATGTCGCTGAAGCCAAAGTTCACCAATTTCATCACCAGCATAGTTAACGGTTACGAGAAAACTCATCCAGACGTAAAAGTAATCTGGGAAGACATTCCGTGGAACGTTGAGCAACAGAAATTGCTGGGCGCGATTGCTTCTGGTCAAGTGCCAGACGTTGTAAACCTCAACGCGGATTGGACTTTGGATTTTGCGCGACGTGGAGCGCTCTTGCCTTTTAACGATCTCCTGCCCTCCAACGTCATAAACGACTACTTCGCGAGCATGTTGAAGGCAACATCTATAAACGGAAAAATGTATTCACTTCCTTGGTACGTTGCGCCAGATGTGACGTTCTACAACAGAAAGCTCTTCGAAAAAGCAGGTTTGGATCCGAATCAACCACCAAAGACGTGGGATGAAGCCATCATAGACTCAATAATAATAAAAGACAGGACGGGCACTTACGGCATGATGCCAACCATATTGCAATCTTCCACTCCCCCTCTTTTCTTTTATGGATTGCCATTGCTTTCTCCAGACGGAAAGAAGGCCATCTTTAACGAGCCGGAATACGTACACATTCTCACAAAGTGGGCAACACTTTACAAATTAGGCTACCTTCCGAAGAACATAATCGAAGGTGGAGCTTGGACTAAATCCACAGAGCTCTACGGCTCAGGACAGCTTGCCATGTTGATCACAGGCCCGCAATTTGCCGATAGAGTAAAGGTCAACAGCCCGGATATCTACGAAGAGTCCGATGTCGCACCGGTTCCACTTGGCGAATCAAAGATCTTTGGTGCGGCAATTCAAGATTTGGTGATAGTTAAGGGAACGAAACATCCAAAAGTGGCGGCCGATTTTGCGGCTTACGTCACGAATGCGGAAAATGAAATCGCATTTGATAAGCTTGTAACCATATTCCCAACGAGAAAATCTGCCCTTAAGGATCCGTTCTTCAGCAAGTATGACGGCACGTTGCCGACTAAAGTAAGAATAACGGCTGCAAAAGAATTGAATCATGTTTCGTACGTCATCTACAACATTCCAAATCCACATGAACTCTTTCAAACTCTGAACGATGCCATATCTGCAGCTTTCTTGGGGGTGAAAACGCCTCAACAGGCTTTGAACGATGCGGCAAAAGCGTGGGATGAAGCTTTAGCTGGAAACGATTGA
- a CDS encoding glycoside hydrolase family 3 N-terminal domain-containing protein has protein sequence MDYDRLFFCGISKIDDETKSFLARRNVGGVILYPSISKNYPELIDFFDFVNKQSKKLLISSDHEGGQLETIPFVPPFPGNMALGRTKEIYAREYAKMSARIMRTLGYNTIFAPVMDLYTPKSSAVMGFRTLSSDPHEIVRYSSNFLKGYKSENMLACAKHFPGHGKAFSDSHETAVKVDTPIDVLEREDFLPFEAAVENGIELVMTSHVIYSAVDELPATLSKKILTSILRDRFGYEGVILSDAMEMKAISSNFSVEEIVEKFFNAGGDMILLSEGTKNFNVFYEALEKLVKEGRINESKLRKSIEKVEHLINKYFSPENIGFIKEVADGAMEIGINSLSKRDKVVFLMPFPRQLSQADVLTEHFEIIEKEAKRMLNAKVVKYNLEDPKPISLEDDALIVDMVVDAFRNEKLIEFHKSLPQNTLYVISHDPYDKEIFKEKNYVVTYSTTPVSMGMGFKLIQEIPTRG, from the coding sequence ATGGATTACGACAGGCTTTTTTTCTGTGGAATAAGTAAGATAGATGATGAGACAAAGTCCTTTTTGGCGCGGAGAAACGTAGGTGGTGTTATCCTTTACCCATCGATAAGCAAGAATTACCCTGAACTGATAGACTTTTTCGATTTTGTGAACAAACAATCCAAGAAGCTTCTCATCTCTTCCGATCACGAAGGCGGTCAACTTGAAACGATCCCATTTGTTCCGCCTTTTCCAGGAAACATGGCGTTGGGAAGAACAAAGGAAATTTACGCGAGAGAATATGCAAAAATGTCCGCAAGAATAATGAGAACATTGGGGTACAACACGATCTTCGCACCGGTTATGGATTTGTACACGCCAAAAAGTAGTGCCGTCATGGGTTTTAGAACCCTTAGCTCGGACCCCCACGAAATTGTAAGGTACTCTTCCAACTTTTTGAAGGGATACAAGAGCGAAAATATGCTTGCCTGCGCCAAACATTTTCCGGGTCATGGAAAAGCTTTTTCCGATTCACACGAAACGGCAGTGAAAGTTGACACTCCTATAGATGTACTCGAAAGGGAAGACTTTTTACCTTTTGAAGCTGCCGTGGAAAACGGGATAGAACTCGTCATGACTTCTCACGTGATCTATTCGGCAGTAGACGAACTTCCAGCAACACTTTCAAAAAAGATCTTGACTTCGATATTGCGTGATAGGTTTGGATACGAAGGCGTGATCTTGAGCGACGCGATGGAGATGAAGGCGATATCTTCAAATTTTTCCGTTGAAGAGATCGTAGAAAAATTCTTCAACGCTGGCGGAGACATGATATTACTCTCAGAAGGAACAAAGAATTTCAACGTATTTTACGAAGCGCTTGAAAAATTGGTAAAAGAAGGACGCATTAATGAAAGTAAACTTCGAAAGTCTATAGAAAAGGTGGAACACTTGATAAACAAGTACTTCTCTCCAGAAAACATAGGCTTTATAAAAGAAGTGGCGGACGGGGCAATGGAAATTGGAATCAATTCGCTTTCAAAAAGAGACAAGGTAGTGTTTCTCATGCCCTTTCCTCGCCAGTTGAGTCAAGCGGATGTGCTTACCGAACATTTCGAAATCATAGAAAAAGAAGCAAAGAGAATGCTAAATGCAAAAGTGGTCAAATACAATTTGGAGGATCCGAAACCAATCTCTCTTGAAGATGATGCTTTGATCGTGGACATGGTTGTAGACGCTTTTAGAAATGAAAAGCTTATTGAATTTCACAAATCACTTCCTCAAAATACGCTCTATGTTATATCTCATGATCCGTACGATAAGGAGATCTTCAAAGAAAAGAATTATGTGGTTACGTATTCAACAACTCCCGTATCGATGGGAATGGGTTTCAAATTGATTCAGGAGATCCCCACAAGGGGTTAA
- a CDS encoding ROK family transcriptional regulator, whose amino-acid sequence MTNSIEFTTVHHKIMSFMWKNGQSSRNELGKHLHVDPSTISRNISLLTRTGIVKTIGESPASSKGGRKTRILSFNDEWKKILGISIEQGEVTSTIATLRGKVLKKEYATMDVNGENILEIIKDVYFKYKSEDLIGISIATPGIVSTKEGTIVLSTALNIKKMPIVKMIENELKVKTIVMNNANAAAASHFMSSNNLIYFIFSIPYCLERPVGIGAGIMINGEIHEGFNSRAGEFWRSFSLTQERGLTVNDLRKKDVPKKLKLKEFVNYFSDLLEIAVDIVDPELYIVGGDITMLPRWVGKDLIETTYEKIPFQIERKIKGVVDSNGTFSIAKGAALGFSSKMIKNFNFTKQIFENVVEAE is encoded by the coding sequence ATGACTAATTCCATAGAATTCACAACGGTTCACCATAAGATAATGAGCTTCATGTGGAAAAACGGGCAAAGCTCAAGGAACGAATTGGGAAAACATCTTCATGTCGATCCGTCAACGATCTCGAGAAATATTAGCCTTCTTACACGAACCGGCATTGTGAAGACCATTGGAGAATCTCCCGCCAGTTCGAAAGGGGGAAGAAAGACAAGAATACTTTCCTTTAACGATGAATGGAAAAAAATATTGGGAATATCTATAGAACAGGGAGAAGTAACGTCCACTATTGCAACTTTAAGGGGAAAAGTTTTGAAAAAAGAATACGCGACTATGGACGTGAATGGGGAAAACATCCTTGAGATAATAAAAGATGTTTACTTCAAATACAAATCGGAAGATCTTATCGGCATATCAATAGCCACTCCCGGTATTGTTTCAACAAAAGAAGGAACTATAGTACTTTCAACGGCGCTGAACATAAAGAAAATGCCAATTGTGAAGATGATCGAAAATGAGCTTAAAGTGAAAACGATTGTCATGAACAACGCGAATGCAGCCGCTGCTTCGCATTTTATGAGTTCAAACAATCTCATATATTTCATCTTTTCAATACCTTACTGTCTTGAAAGGCCCGTGGGTATTGGAGCTGGAATAATGATAAATGGTGAAATTCACGAGGGATTCAACTCTCGCGCGGGTGAATTTTGGAGAAGTTTTTCGCTCACACAAGAAAGAGGTTTAACAGTAAACGACCTGAGGAAGAAAGACGTGCCTAAAAAGCTCAAATTAAAGGAATTCGTAAACTATTTTTCCGATCTTCTGGAAATAGCCGTAGACATAGTTGATCCGGAGTTGTACATCGTAGGTGGAGATATAACCATGCTTCCAAGGTGGGTTGGCAAAGATCTGATCGAAACTACGTATGAAAAGATACCATTTCAAATTGAAAGAAAGATAAAAGGTGTTGTGGACAGTAACGGCACTTTTTCCATTGCGAAGGGAGCTGCGCTTGGATTTTCGAGCAAGATGATAAAGAACTTCAACTTCACAAAGCAAATATTTGAAAATGTTGTGGAAGCGGAGTGA
- a CDS encoding threonine synthase produces the protein MVKLICSSCGREYLPTYKEYKCSSCGGLLNLQFEAKFPLNEIKRRKPTMWRYREAIPIEKDESIVSFDEGFTPLLLIPINNHKIWVKQDHLFQSGSYKDRGASVLISHVKEIGVKSVVEDSSGNAGAAIAAYSTKAKIKCDIFVPEKTSSSKISQIMAYGARIHKIGQTREETAKAVLREVENKYYASHVYNPYFLQGTKTFAYEVTEQLGWKAPDVVILPVGNGTLLLGAYIGFTDLFKAGITKKVPKIISVQAANCAPLAAAFSKKNDKANFHVKSTIAEGIAIAVPMRANQIIDAVKRTKGHFVTVNEEEIMASFEEMARNGYHMEPTAAATFAGVQKYIEESESRKNEVIVSTITGHGLKNK, from the coding sequence ATGGTCAAGCTGATTTGTTCTTCGTGTGGAAGAGAATATCTTCCTACTTACAAGGAATACAAGTGCTCTTCATGCGGTGGACTTTTGAATCTTCAATTTGAGGCGAAATTTCCGTTAAATGAGATAAAGAGACGAAAGCCGACCATGTGGAGATACCGTGAGGCTATTCCAATAGAAAAAGATGAAAGCATCGTTTCCTTTGATGAAGGATTTACACCTCTTCTTCTAATTCCTATAAACAATCACAAGATCTGGGTAAAACAGGATCACCTCTTTCAAAGTGGTTCTTATAAAGACAGGGGCGCATCAGTCCTGATAAGCCATGTAAAGGAAATAGGGGTGAAAAGCGTTGTAGAAGATTCTTCGGGGAATGCCGGTGCGGCCATAGCGGCATATTCCACAAAAGCGAAGATAAAGTGCGACATATTCGTTCCGGAAAAAACTTCTTCATCTAAAATCTCTCAGATAATGGCCTACGGTGCGAGAATTCATAAAATAGGACAAACAAGGGAAGAAACGGCAAAGGCTGTACTGCGCGAAGTGGAAAATAAGTATTACGCAAGTCACGTGTACAATCCGTACTTTCTTCAAGGAACTAAAACGTTCGCATATGAAGTAACAGAGCAATTGGGATGGAAAGCCCCAGATGTGGTTATATTGCCCGTTGGAAATGGCACGCTTCTTTTAGGCGCTTACATTGGCTTTACGGATCTTTTTAAGGCGGGTATTACCAAAAAGGTACCAAAGATAATTAGCGTTCAGGCTGCAAATTGTGCTCCACTTGCGGCGGCATTTTCCAAAAAGAACGACAAAGCGAATTTTCATGTGAAGAGTACCATTGCTGAAGGAATCGCCATTGCAGTTCCCATGCGTGCAAATCAGATTATCGATGCTGTGAAAAGAACAAAAGGACACTTCGTAACGGTAAACGAAGAAGAGATAATGGCCAGTTTTGAAGAAATGGCGAGAAATGGTTATCATATGGAACCCACCGCTGCCGCCACATTCGCAGGAGTTCAAAAGTACATCGAAGAATCTGAATCAAGGAAAAATGAAGTTATAGTTTCCACGATAACAGGTCATGGGTTAAAAAACAAGTAA
- a CDS encoding Kelch repeat-containing protein — protein sequence MSFKILALLALVVTITSVFVIGANVSFNTGKLISFDGKNFIFTLAGTNATVVIPLGKISKVSFDNKTENGTGLIMKNGVNLPYAKISVIRDGKAFFTLPFGELEANLSDIAFINFKNITVLSSPSSFNFIVHPSVGGNFTAKLISVKKNAYKFQTSYGALSIPWSQIKDIEKVGALPIKSGILLYGNVLTEGNVSSFDGRYYTITTSYGKYKIVSGSIIALANERPTKKVNFGSFLLLKDGQVLEGNIVDSKSGSMIYQTPWGKVKVPMDSIVSVQMRKFAGVRIITKPSGVDVQLDGVKLGKTPLKLPLTLKEEHVLTLTKPRYQILMKKVCALPYAHLTLSYKLSYGNVWQKDGEMPSARGYLSAVEYEGKIYVMGGYDNNTQLDLVEVYNPKTNKWSTASPMLTPRDEFAAVKCNGMIYAIGGWNGSRLNSVEVYDPQTDTWSAINSMPTARNRLAAVEYNGKIYAIGGYADDEELDTVELYDPEKGVWNEVSPMPTPRDGFAAVRLGEKIYTIGGANENDEALNTVEIYDPEMDTWTEGAPMPTARLGLTAVEYAGKIYAIGGEDTNRESLNIVEIYDPKNNRWSEANSPMPTARRWMGGAEYDGKIYIFGGENDEYEVLNMVEDYVPGEASKNENNEEEGSDFSAVLF from the coding sequence ATGAGTTTCAAAATCTTAGCGCTTTTGGCGTTGGTTGTAACGATCACGTCTGTTTTTGTTATAGGTGCAAACGTATCATTCAACACAGGAAAGTTGATTTCTTTCGATGGGAAGAACTTCATATTCACACTTGCTGGAACGAATGCAACTGTGGTCATTCCACTTGGAAAGATCTCAAAGGTATCTTTTGATAACAAAACGGAAAACGGTACCGGTTTGATCATGAAAAATGGCGTGAACCTCCCATATGCCAAAATTTCGGTGATAAGAGATGGTAAGGCCTTTTTTACACTTCCGTTCGGTGAATTGGAAGCCAATCTCTCGGATATAGCGTTCATAAACTTCAAAAACATCACGGTGCTTTCTTCTCCATCTTCATTTAATTTCATCGTCCATCCATCCGTAGGTGGAAATTTTACAGCTAAACTCATATCGGTAAAAAAGAATGCCTACAAATTTCAAACTTCATACGGAGCTCTCTCAATTCCATGGTCACAAATAAAAGATATCGAAAAGGTTGGTGCATTGCCGATTAAATCCGGCATTTTGCTCTATGGAAATGTTCTTACGGAAGGCAACGTATCATCTTTCGATGGCAGATACTACACTATCACAACATCGTATGGCAAATACAAAATTGTAAGCGGCTCTATCATTGCGCTTGCGAACGAGCGGCCAACAAAAAAAGTGAACTTCGGTTCTTTCTTGCTCTTAAAAGACGGGCAAGTTTTGGAGGGTAACATCGTTGATTCTAAAAGTGGAAGCATGATTTACCAAACGCCATGGGGAAAGGTGAAGGTACCAATGGATAGCATCGTATCGGTACAGATGAGAAAATTCGCGGGCGTTCGTATTATAACAAAGCCTTCTGGCGTTGACGTTCAACTAGATGGTGTGAAGCTTGGAAAAACGCCTTTAAAACTTCCACTTACTTTAAAAGAAGAGCACGTACTCACTTTGACAAAGCCTAGGTATCAAATTCTGATGAAAAAGGTATGCGCATTACCTTATGCTCACTTAACTTTAAGCTACAAACTTTCATATGGGAACGTTTGGCAAAAGGATGGGGAAATGCCCAGTGCAAGGGGATATTTGTCTGCGGTGGAATATGAAGGAAAGATATATGTAATGGGAGGCTATGATAACAACACACAGCTAGATCTCGTAGAAGTCTACAACCCCAAAACGAATAAATGGAGTACTGCTTCCCCCATGTTAACGCCAAGAGATGAATTTGCGGCGGTGAAATGTAATGGAATGATATACGCGATAGGAGGATGGAATGGATCACGATTGAATTCCGTTGAAGTTTACGATCCTCAAACAGATACATGGTCGGCCATAAATTCTATGCCAACGGCAAGAAATCGCCTGGCAGCTGTGGAATATAACGGAAAAATATACGCAATTGGCGGCTATGCTGACGATGAGGAATTGGACACTGTAGAGCTTTACGATCCTGAGAAAGGTGTGTGGAATGAGGTATCTCCAATGCCTACGCCAAGAGATGGATTTGCTGCCGTAAGATTAGGAGAGAAGATCTACACGATAGGTGGAGCAAATGAAAACGATGAGGCTTTGAATACGGTGGAAATTTACGATCCAGAAATGGATACGTGGACCGAAGGAGCCCCAATGCCAACGGCTAGGCTTGGATTGACGGCGGTAGAATACGCAGGGAAGATCTATGCAATAGGTGGAGAGGATACGAATAGAGAGAGTTTGAACATCGTCGAGATTTACGATCCAAAAAACAACAGATGGAGTGAAGCGAATTCCCCCATGCCCACCGCAAGAAGATGGATGGGAGGAGCCGAATATGATGGAAAGATATACATATTCGGTGGGGAAAATGACGAATACGAAGTTTTAAACATGGTTGAAGATTACGTGCCTGGTGAAGCTTCCAAAAATGAAAATAACGAAGAAGAAGGAAGTGATTTTTCCGCGGTACTTTTTTAA